The following is a genomic window from Solirubrobacterales bacterium.
CAGGGCCTTGCGGCTCTTGGAAAGGCTCTCTCGGAGACGGCGCCAGGAGGTGGCCATGGCGCGCCACCTTAATCGCGTCAGGCGGCCTCGGCGGCCTCGTCTGCGGAGCCTTCCTCCTCCTCCGAGTGCGAAAGGCGGCGCGAGATCACCTTGGTGGCGCCGCCGCTTCCCATGCTGACCCCGTAGAGCACGTCGGCGGCGTCCATGGTCCGCTTCTGATGGGTGACGATCACGAATTGGGCCCGGCCCGAGAAGCGCCGCACGAGCTGCAGGAAGCGGTCGATGTTCGCGTCGTCGAGCGCCGCCTCTACCTCGTCGAGGATGTAGAAGGGCGACGGACGGGCGAGAAAGACGGCGAACACGAACGCGAGCGCGACCAGCGCCTTCTCACCGCCGGAGAGCAGCGATAGGCGGCGGGTGGCCTTGCCGGCGGGGGTGACCTCGATCTCTACACCACTTCCGGCGGAATCCTCCGCTGCCGCGTCCGGTTCGGCCGGGTTTTTGGCGGGATGTCCACCTTCCGCTCCGGGCTCGCCACCCTCAGCGTTGCCACCCTCGGCATCGCCACCCTCAGCGTTGTCGTCGTCCGCCTCTCCGCCGAGGACCAGGCGGGGGCCGTGCTCGCCGACCAGACGCAGGCGGCCGCGACCCCCCGGGAAGAGATGCGCGATCAGCTCCTCGAAGTTTCGCTCGGTCGCCTCGAACGTCTCCTCGAAGGCGACCCGGATCTTGCGGTCCGTGTCGCGGATCAGGCCCTGGAGCTCCGCCAGGGCGGCCTCGAGGTCCTGCCGTTGCTCCTCGAGCTCTTCGACGTGAGCGAGGGCATCGGCGTACTCCTGCTCGGCGAGCGGGTTCACCGGGCCAAGCGCTTCGCGGCGGCGCGCGAGCCGCTCGAGCTTTTGCTCGAGGAGATCGCGTTCCTCGGCGCTGAGCGCCTCGCCGGCGGGCTCGATCTCGCGACCCAGGCGGGAGGCGATCCGCTCCAACTCCGTCACCGCTTCGTCGCGCCGATCGCGAAGGTGCGTCGCCCGGACCTCGGCGCCGGTCACCGAGTCGCCCATCGCGTGCAGTCTTGCCTGAAGCCCCGCCTCCTCCTCCGAGCAGGCCCGCAGCTGCGCGGTCACGTCGTCGGTGTCGTGCTGGTCGAGCATTCGGCTCTCCAGCCGAGCGGCGCGCTCGCCCACCGCCGCGCGGGCCTCCGCCGTCGCCGCCAGCATCTCGTCCAGCTCCTTCATGATCCCTGCCGCCGCCCGGACGCGGCTCTCCAGCGAGTCCTGGCGACGCCGGCCCAGCAGCTCCTCCAGCCGCCGGGCGCCGAGCGCGGCGCGCTCCGATGCCTCACGAATCCGCGCGACCTCGGTCGCTCGCGCGTTCCCGCTGTCTGCCTCTCGAGCGCGGTCCAGGGCCTCGCCGGCCGCCGCGAGCGCGGAGGCGATCCGATGCAGTCCGGAGCCCACGGGATCCTCGCCCTCATCGGCAGCGCCCGCGGGCGCCTCCTCGGCCAGCGCGCCCAGAGCCGCCCGCATGCGCTCCAGATCCTCACCGAGCTCGCTGCGCCGCACCGACAGTGCCTCAGCGCGGACGCTGAGGCGCTCGTGGGCAGCTCGCAGGGCCGTCAACCGGCCCCATACTTCGGTCCGCTCGCGATCGCGCCGGGCAAGGCGCTCCTCGATCTCGGTTCGGCGCCGGTTCACCTTCGACTGTTCGTCCTCGATGCGCCGCCGGGTCTCACGGGCCTCGGCGGCTTCGCGCTCGGCGTCGCCGAGCTCGCTCGAGTGCGCTCGGAGCTCCTCCGCGACCAGCCTGCCGCGCAACTCAGCAGACTCGCGTTCCAAGCGGGCGTGGATGTCCGCCGCCTGGGCCTGGCGTTTGAGAGGCCGCAGCCGGCTGCGAGCCTCGCGCTCGACGTCGAGCGCCCGGTCGAGGTTCTCCTGCGTGCGCTCGAGCTTGAGCTGTGCCCGCCGGCGGCGCTTGCGGTGCTTCCCGAGCCCGGCCGCCTCCTCGACCAGAAGGCGCCGGTCGCGCGGCTTCGAATGGACTATCTCCTCCACCCGCCCCTGACTGATCACCGAGTGCATCTCGCGGCCGAGGTTCGCATCGGCAAGCACCTCGATCACATCGACGAGCCGGCAGCGGGCCCCGTTCAGCCGGTACTCGCCCTCCCCGCTTCGCTCCATCCGCCGCCTGATCGAGATCTCCGAGAAGTCGCTGCCAGCCGCAGACCCGGCCGCCTCCGGAGTCGCAGAGGAGGAGGCGGTCGGCTTTGATGAGTTCTCCAGCACCACCTCGACCTCGGCGTAGCGCCGCGGCGACTGCTGTTCGCCGCCCGCGAAGATCATGTCCTGCATCGTCTGGCCGCGGACCGCGAGCGGGCTCTGCTCTCCGAGCGCCCAGAGCACGGCGTCGGTGATGTTCGACTTGCCGCAGCCGTTCGGTCCGACGATCACACTGACACCCGGCGAGAACTCAAGCCTGGTGCGTTCCGCAAAGGACTTGAAGCCCTTGATCGTGATCGAGCTCAGATGCATGGAATCGGCTGCGGAGCCCTGGGTAGGCTCGCTGTCGGATCGGACGGTTTTCTGTTTCGTCGCTGCGGGCCGCCTTCCTACTGCCCCTGGCGCTCCAGCGCTTCGGCGGCGGCGGCCTGCTCGGCGGCCTTCTTGCTGCGGCCCTCTCCCCTTCCGAGCACCTCATCCCCGCGGAGCGCGACCACCTCGAAGCGACGATCGTGAGGAGGGCCCGCCTCTTGGACGACCTCGTAGGTTACGCGGGTGCCTTCCCTGGCGAGCCGTTCCTGAAGCGCGGACTTGAAGTCGAGCAGGGTCTCCGACGCCAGCTCGATCTGTGGGGTGAAGGCCCCGACCGTGGCCTCGGCGGTTACCTCGAAGCCATGGTGCAGGTAGCAGGCGCCGATCACCGCCTCGCAGACCGAGGCCAGCGCCCGCTCCGACGCCACGAGCGCCTCTGAGTCGATCCCGCCCTCGCGTTCCGGCGGCGCCGCCTCGCGCAGCCGCGCGGGCAGGCCGAGCGTCCTGGCCACCTCGCTGCAGGCTCGCCCGGAGACCGCCTGCCCGTGAACCTTGGTCAACCTGCCGATGTCCGCGCGCCCGAAGCGCTGGTACAGGTGCTCGGCCACAGCCAGTCCCAGCACGGCGTCCCCGATGAACGCCAGCCGGCCGTAGGAGTCCGTCCGGTGGTCAACCCACGAGGAGTGTGTGACCGCCCTGCGCCGCAGGTCGTCGGGGAGCGCGTCGATCAGCTCCGCCAGGCGTTCTGAGCCGACTTCGCGTCGCGGGCCCGTCCGGCGAAGCCTGCGAATCCCCAGGGGCACGAGCGCCTTCGCTAGTCGTCGGCGCCGAGCCGCTGGGTGACGAAGTCCACGGCCTGGCCGACGGTCTCGATCTTGGCCGCCTCCTCCTCGGAGACGCTCACCCCATAGGTGTCCTCGAGCTCCATCACCAACTCGTAGAGGTCGAGCGAGTCGGCGTCGAGGTCCTCGCGAAAGCGCGTGGTCTCGTCGATCCGCTCCAGCGGGACCTCCAGCTCGATCGACAGGTGCTCGCGGACCTTGGCCACGACACCATCCCGGTTCAGCCCGTCGTCGCTCATGCCTCTTTCCTATCACGCCGGGTCATCCCCGCCTGGTCCAGGAGGCCGGCGGTTCGCTCGACAGCGCCCTGGTTGGACGTGCGTGCCGCGAGCCGCACCGCATTCGCGATGCCGTCGGGCCCGGAGCTCCCGTGGCCGACCACCGCAACGCCCCGGAGGCCGAGCAGGACCGCGCCGCCCGTCGTGTCCGGATCGAGCCGGCGGCGCAGGCCGGCGAGCGAGGGACGAAGCAGAAAACCGCCCGCCGCGGCCACGGGGCCGGAGCGCGCCGCAGCGCGCACCGCATCCGCAACGGCCTTCGCCGTTCCCTCGATCGTCTTCAGGACGACGTTGCCGGTGAACCCGTCGGTGACGATCACGTCGGCCACCCCGGCGAGCAGCTCCCGGCCCTCGAGGTTGCCCCTGAAGTCGAGGCTTGTGGCGCTGGCCAGCCTCGCGTTTGCCTCGACCACCTCGGGCGATCCCTTGTTGGCCTCCTCGCCCACGGAGAGCAGCGCCACGCGAGGCCCCGCAACCCCGAGCACGGCCTCACTGAAGGCAGCCCCCAGATAGGCGAACTGCACCAGGTCATGCGCCCTGGCGTCGGCGTTCGCCCCCACGTCGAGCACCAGCGTGGGCGGCCCAGGCCGGCCCGGGACGAGGAGCTGCACAGCGAGCGCGGGGCGGCGGACGCCGTGGAGACGCCGCAGTGCGAACAGGGCGGCTGTCATCGCCGCCCCGGTGGAGCCGGCGCTCGCCATTGCCTGGGAGCGTCCCTCGGCCACATCTCGAGCGGCAAGGACGACCGACGCCCCCGGCCTGGACCGAACCGCGGCCACGGGCTCCTCGTCGTTGGTTATCTCCTCGAGGGCGGGCACCAGCTCCGCGCCGGCGATCTGCTCGACCGGGGCCAGTGCAGAGGGATCGCCGAACACTCGCAGCCGGATCCCATCCGCCGCGGCGGCTCGCA
Proteins encoded in this region:
- a CDS encoding AAA family ATPase; translated protein: MHLSSITIKGFKSFAERTRLEFSPGVSVIVGPNGCGKSNITDAVLWALGEQSPLAVRGQTMQDMIFAGGEQQSPRRYAEVEVVLENSSKPTASSSATPEAAGSAAGSDFSEISIRRRMERSGEGEYRLNGARCRLVDVIEVLADANLGREMHSVISQGRVEEIVHSKPRDRRLLVEEAAGLGKHRKRRRRAQLKLERTQENLDRALDVEREARSRLRPLKRQAQAADIHARLERESAELRGRLVAEELRAHSSELGDAEREAAEARETRRRIEDEQSKVNRRRTEIEERLARRDRERTEVWGRLTALRAAHERLSVRAEALSVRRSELGEDLERMRAALGALAEEAPAGAADEGEDPVGSGLHRIASALAAAGEALDRAREADSGNARATEVARIREASERAALGARRLEELLGRRRQDSLESRVRAAAGIMKELDEMLAATAEARAAVGERAARLESRMLDQHDTDDVTAQLRACSEEEAGLQARLHAMGDSVTGAEVRATHLRDRRDEAVTELERIASRLGREIEPAGEALSAEERDLLEQKLERLARRREALGPVNPLAEQEYADALAHVEELEEQRQDLEAALAELQGLIRDTDRKIRVAFEETFEATERNFEELIAHLFPGGRGRLRLVGEHGPRLVLGGEADDDNAEGGDAEGGNAEGGEPGAEGGHPAKNPAEPDAAAEDSAGSGVEIEVTPAGKATRRLSLLSGGEKALVALAFVFAVFLARPSPFYILDEVEAALDDANIDRFLQLVRRFSGRAQFVIVTHQKRTMDAADVLYGVSMGSGGATKVISRRLSHSEEEEGSADEAAEAA
- a CDS encoding ribonuclease III domain-containing protein; amino-acid sequence: MPLGIRRLRRTGPRREVGSERLAELIDALPDDLRRRAVTHSSWVDHRTDSYGRLAFIGDAVLGLAVAEHLYQRFGRADIGRLTKVHGQAVSGRACSEVARTLGLPARLREAAPPEREGGIDSEALVASERALASVCEAVIGACYLHHGFEVTAEATVGAFTPQIELASETLLDFKSALQERLAREGTRVTYEVVQEAGPPHDRRFEVVALRGDEVLGRGEGRSKKAAEQAAAAEALERQGQ
- the acpP gene encoding acyl carrier protein — translated: MSDDGLNRDGVVAKVREHLSIELEVPLERIDETTRFREDLDADSLDLYELVMELEDTYGVSVSEEEAAKIETVGQAVDFVTQRLGADD
- the plsX gene encoding phosphate acyltransferase PlsX, producing MPTVALDGRGAERGPEAIVAGVRAAAADGIRLRVFGDPSALAPVEQIAGAELVPALEEITNDEEPVAAVRSRPGASVVLAARDVAEGRSQAMASAGSTGAAMTAALFALRRLHGVRRPALAVQLLVPGRPGPPTLVLDVGANADARAHDLVQFAYLGAAFSEAVLGVAGPRVALLSVGEEANKGSPEVVEANARLASATSLDFRGNLEGRELLAGVADVIVTDGFTGNVVLKTIEGTAKAVADAVRAAARSGPVAAAGGFLLRPSLAGLRRRLDPDTTGGAVLLGLRGVAVVGHGSSGPDGIANAVRLAARTSNQGAVERTAGLLDQAGMTRRDRKEA